From Acidimicrobiia bacterium:
CTCGCTGGTCGGGCACCCGGCGGTGGCTGAGGCCGCGGTCATCGGACGCACCGACGCCACCACCGGCCAGGCGATCGCCGCGTTCGTGATCCTGCGCAGCGGCCAGGAGCCGAGCGAGGCGCTCGCCGATGAGCTGCGCGCGCACGTCGGGGACACGATCGGCCCGATCGCGAAGCCGAAGACGATCTTGTTCACCGAAGACCTGCCCAAGACCCGGTCGGGGAAGATCATGCGCCGGCTGCTCAAGGACGTGAGCGAAGACCACGCGCTCGGCGACACGACCACCCTCGCCGACCCATCCGTCGTCGAAGGCATCAAGGCGCGCTACCTCGCAGAGACGCCGGACGAGGAGTGAGTCACCTTTCTGGTCGCGCTCGCTCGGCGGCAGGGACCAACCTGCCTGGTCGACTCCGCAGGCTCCGTCTCCCGCCGCCGCCCTACGGGTGGCTCGCCACTCCGGCGAGCTCACTCGCTTCGCTCGTTCGCCGCGCGCAGCGGGAATGAAGCTCGCTCCTGAACACTGGACGTGGCGCGATGGTCCGATCGAGGCCGGTCGCGTCGCCGTCATCGACATCGACGGCGTGCTCTCGGACGCGACCACCCGCCAGCACTACTTGGAGGCACCGCGACGCGACTGGCGCGCGTTCTTCGACGCGTGCAGTGAGGACCCGGTGATCGAGGAGGTCAAAGTGCTCCTCGACCTCCTCGACCCGATGCTGCGCATCGTCCTGCTCACTGCTCGCCCCGAGCGGCTGCATCACCTGACGGTGGCGTGGTTGGAGCACTACCGAATCCGTTGGGACGTGCTCGTCATGCGGCCGTGGGGTGACTACGACCAGTCGCGTGAGTTCAAGCAAGCGTCGGTTTGGGAGCTGCGTCAGTACGGCTTCGAGCTTCGCCTCGCGATCGAAGACGATCGGCGCAACGTCGAGATGTTCCGCAGCGAGGGCGTGCCCTGCATCTACTTCCATAGCGGCTACTACGACTAGCGACTGATCTGGATGCTGGAGGCAACGCTCCTCGCGCTCGGGTCAGCCGCGCTGCACGCGTTCTGGAACCTGCTCGTCAAGGCGAGCCAGGAGCGTCTCTTCACGGCGTGGGGTCAGTTCCTCGTCGGTGGCGTGATCACGCTGCCGGTGCTCGTGATCATCGGCTTCCCCGACGCCGATGCCTTGCCGTACCTCGCGATCTCGAGTGCCGTGCACGTCGTGTACGTGTTCGCCCTCGTTCGTGCGTACCACCACGGCGACTTCTCGCTCGCCTATCCGCTGGCACGCGGCGGCGGAGCGATGCTCGCAGCGATCGGTGGTGTGGCCTTCCTGTCCGACGACCTCTCGGGTCTTTCGTGGCTCGCGATCGCGATCGTCGTCGGCGGGTTGGCGTCGCTCGTGCGGCGGCACGTCGGGCGAGCAGCGCTGCTGTGGGCGGGGCTGACCGCCGCGACGATCGGCATGTACACCGTGCTCGACTCGGCCGGCGCGCGGAAGACCGACAGCGGGATCGCATACGGGATCGCACTGGTCATCGGAGCGGCGCTCGCGATCAGCATCTACGGAGCCACGCAAGGCATGGTCGGCGACTTCACCCGCTACTTGAGGAGCGACTGGCGCCGCGTGTCCCTGGGCGGGATCGCCTCCGTGATGGCGTACTCGATGGTGCTGGCGGGTGTGCGACTCGCGCCGGTCGGCTACGTCGCCTCCCTGCGCGAGTCGTCGGTGGTGTTGGGTGCGGCCGCCGGCTGGCTCCTGCTCCACGAGCGTCTCGGACGGGCGCGCCTCGTGTCGGCCGCCGTGGTGACGGTGGGATTGGTGCTCCTCGTGGCCTCTCGCTGAGCGAATGTCCGCGCCGCAGGCAACCTAGGGCGCAGTGAGCGGGCCCAAGCGGCCCGGCTCGCAGCGCCGAGAGCGGAGAAGCTGACCCCGGTTCACGGGAACCAATCCGCAGCACGTAGCGTTGGAATCAAATGGCCCCGATCAGGTGGGCCCGAGAGGTGACGACGATGTCGGCATTCAAGAACACGTTCAAGACCATGATCTTCCTCGCCGCGCTCGGCGGGCTGTTCATCGGAATCGGCGGAGCGCTCGGCGGGAACGGCGGGCTCGCCATCGGGCTCGTCATCGGCCTGCTCTTCGTGGGTGGGTCCTACTGGTTCAGCGACAAGCTCGCGATCAAGGCCGCTCGGGCGAAGCCCGTGACCCGCGAGGACGAGCCGGTCCTGTACGAGATCGTGGAGGACCTCGCCCGTCGCGACGGCATCCCCATGCCGCGCCTGTACATGTCCGCAGAGCCGCAACCCAATGCGTTCGCCACCGGACGGAGTCCGAACCACGCCGCGGTGTGTGCCACCCAGGGGATCATGCAGGTCCTCGATCGCGACGAGCTGCGCGGCGTGCTCGCCCACGAGCTCTCGCACGTCAAGAACCGCGACATCCTCATCGGCTCTGTTGCCGCCGCGGTGGCGATGGCGATCATGTTCGTGTCCCGCATCGCGATGTGGGGTGCGATGTTCGGCGGTAGCGACGACGACGATGGCGGCGGCATCATCGGCTTGCTGGCACTCGTGATCCTCGCCCCGATCGCGGCGATGCTGCTCCAGATGGCCCTCTCGCGCTCACGCGAGTTCCAGGCCGACTCCAGCGGCGCGCACCTGATCGACGACGGTGAGCCGCTCGCCCGTGCCCTGGAGAAGATCGAGGCCTACGTGAAGCAAGTCCCGATGAACATCCAACCCGCGCAAGCCAGCGCGTTCATCATCAATCCCCTCACGGGCCGCAAAGTCAGCTTCGCCGGCCTCTTCTCCACCCACCCACCGACAGCCGACCGAGTCGCCCGACTCCGCGACGGAGCGTGGCGGTAGCACAACGGCATCGGCTGGTGCGCCCGAGCGGGGGCTTTGCCGCCGCTCGACCACCGGGGCGTGGAGCGAGTCGCGTTGGGAGGGGCCGGGGGGGGGGGGGGGGGCCCCCCCCCCCCCCCCCCCCCCCCCCCCCCCCCCCCTTTCAGTCGCGGAAGTTGGTGAAGTCGAGGGGGATGCCGAAGTCCTTCTCTCGCACCGCGGCGATGACGGATTGGAGGTCGTCGCGCTTCTTGCCGCTGACGCGGAGCTGATCACCCTGCACCTGGTGTGACACGCCCTTGAGTCCGAGCTCCTTGATGAACTTGCCGAGCTCGCGCGCCTTGTCCTGGTTGATGCCGACCATGAGGGTGACGACCTGGCGAACCGTTCCCTTCGTGGCTTCCTCGATCTTGCCGTACGAGAGCGCCTTCAGCGACACCTTGCGCTTCACGAACTTCTCTTCGAGCACCTGCGTGAGCGCTTTGAGGCGCTGATCGCTCTCGGTGTGCAGCTCGATCGTCTTCTCTTTGAGTTCGATCGAGCTGTTCGTGCCCTTGAAGTCGAAGCGCGTCGAGATCTCGCGGCTGGCTTGGTCGACCGCGTTGCGCACCTCTTGAAAGTCGACCTCGGAGACAACGTCGAAGGTAGGCATCGCGGTACTGTACGCAACCGGGGTCGGTACCCGAGTGGCCAAAGGGAGCGGCCTGTAAAGTCGCTGGCACAGCCTACGTTGGTTCGAATCCAACCCGGCCCACGACACGGCTCGCCCGAGGGGCGGGCCGATTCGCGCGGCGACCGCGCGCACGGTCACAACAGCCGCTGCATCTCCACGACGTCGAGCCACTTGTTGAACTTGCGACCGACCTCGCGCTCGATGCCAACGTGCTCGAACCCGCACGCTACGTGCAGCGCGATCGACACCTCGTGATCGCCCACGATGCGGGCGATCATCGAGTGGAACCCGTGGTCCCGGCC
This genomic window contains:
- a CDS encoding EamA family transporter produces the protein MLEATLLALGSAALHAFWNLLVKASQERLFTAWGQFLVGGVITLPVLVIIGFPDADALPYLAISSAVHVVYVFALVRAYHHGDFSLAYPLARGGGAMLAAIGGVAFLSDDLSGLSWLAIAIVVGGLASLVRRHVGRAALLWAGLTAATIGMYTVLDSAGARKTDSGIAYGIALVIGAALAISIYGATQGMVGDFTRYLRSDWRRVSLGGIASVMAYSMVLAGVRLAPVGYVASLRESSVVLGAAAGWLLLHERLGRARLVSAAVVTVGLVLLVASR
- a CDS encoding M48 family metalloprotease, which translates into the protein MAPIRWAREVTTMSAFKNTFKTMIFLAALGGLFIGIGGALGGNGGLAIGLVIGLLFVGGSYWFSDKLAIKAARAKPVTREDEPVLYEIVEDLARRDGIPMPRLYMSAEPQPNAFATGRSPNHAAVCATQGIMQVLDRDELRGVLAHELSHVKNRDILIGSVAAAVAMAIMFVSRIAMWGAMFGGSDDDDGGGIIGLLALVILAPIAAMLLQMALSRSREFQADSSGAHLIDDGEPLARALEKIEAYVKQVPMNIQPAQASAFIINPLTGRKVSFAGLFSTHPPTADRVARLRDGAWR
- a CDS encoding YajQ family cyclic di-GMP-binding protein; the protein is MPTFDVVSEVDFQEVRNAVDQASREISTRFDFKGTNSSIELKEKTIELHTESDQRLKALTQVLEEKFVKRKVSLKALSYGKIEEATKGTVRQVVTLMVGINQDKARELGKFIKELGLKGVSHQVQGDQLRVSGKKRDDLQSVIAAVREKDFGIPLDFTNFRD